A part of Leptospira inadai serovar Lyme str. 10 genomic DNA contains:
- a CDS encoding sodium:solute symporter family transporter has translation MHFDWLDAVVVLLYFALVLYSGWTTGKKNPDAHEFFLAGRTLAWVPLSLSIVATETSALTFLAVPGIAFAGNFTFLQVVLGYILGRTIVASFLLPLTYHGGFMSVYEWVGKRFGRNSQRTMSALFSATRILGDGVRLYASTLPIALLLELVLARRFPNLISSYWIGTISLVIITLVTLAYTMQGGFRSVVWVDTLQYFVYIFGGVFAFGLLFSEVSDSKASFLQAWEAGKFRIIEWQKPTATYFLPWAVIGGALLSLGTHGADQMFIQRALAAKNLNAAKKAMIVSGIAVFIQMLLFLGIGTLLYFHYSGKPIHQDKVFSEFLIEEVPSPLLGLLLSGILASTMSTLSSSINSLSLTAKVDFGWNFLGPKSGSLLFGVLLFLSSFFFFSLPEEKTKGLLELGLKISSFTVGSMVAVFLVEVIPFFRRRILASDLGLSLSLLGAILTTGTLGTVYNLGFTVLVPIGMILFWILAGTASLILPRKTR, from the coding sequence ATGCATTTTGATTGGTTAGATGCCGTTGTCGTACTTTTATACTTCGCTCTCGTCCTTTACTCCGGTTGGACTACCGGAAAAAAGAATCCGGATGCTCATGAATTTTTTTTAGCGGGCAGAACTCTTGCTTGGGTTCCGCTTTCACTTTCCATTGTAGCGACGGAAACCTCTGCTCTCACATTTTTAGCGGTTCCAGGGATCGCATTTGCCGGTAATTTCACGTTTCTGCAAGTCGTATTAGGTTATATTTTAGGCCGGACGATCGTCGCGTCCTTCCTACTTCCCCTTACCTATCACGGCGGTTTTATGTCCGTCTATGAATGGGTCGGAAAGAGATTCGGAAGAAACTCTCAGAGAACGATGTCGGCCCTTTTTTCCGCCACAAGGATTCTAGGCGACGGAGTTCGATTGTACGCCTCGACGCTACCGATTGCACTTTTATTGGAGCTAGTATTGGCAAGACGGTTTCCGAACCTAATTTCATCCTATTGGATCGGAACAATCTCGTTGGTGATCATTACCCTAGTGACCTTGGCCTATACGATGCAGGGAGGATTTCGATCCGTAGTTTGGGTGGATACCCTACAATATTTCGTTTATATTTTCGGAGGCGTATTCGCTTTCGGACTCCTTTTCTCTGAAGTTTCCGATAGTAAGGCTTCTTTTTTACAGGCTTGGGAGGCGGGAAAATTTAGAATCATCGAGTGGCAAAAACCGACCGCAACCTACTTTCTACCCTGGGCCGTTATAGGCGGAGCCTTGCTAAGTTTAGGAACCCATGGAGCCGATCAGATGTTCATACAACGCGCGTTAGCTGCAAAAAATTTAAACGCCGCAAAAAAAGCAATGATTGTTTCGGGAATCGCAGTCTTCATCCAGATGCTTTTATTTCTCGGAATCGGAACTCTACTCTATTTTCATTATTCCGGCAAGCCGATTCATCAAGATAAGGTATTTTCGGAATTCTTAATAGAGGAAGTCCCCTCTCCGTTGCTCGGATTGCTCCTGTCCGGAATTTTAGCCTCGACGATGTCCACATTATCAAGTTCGATCAATTCCCTTTCCTTAACCGCAAAAGTTGATTTCGGATGGAATTTTCTAGGTCCGAAAAGCGGTAGCTTATTATTCGGAGTTCTTTTATTTCTCAGTTCTTTCTTTTTCTTTTCCTTACCGGAAGAGAAGACCAAGGGGTTGCTGGAATTGGGTTTAAAAATTTCCTCGTTTACGGTCGGCTCGATGGTTGCCGTGTTTTTGGTGGAAGTGATTCCTTTCTTTAGAAGGAGAATACTTGCGAGTGATTTGGGACTAAGCCTCTCACTATTAGGTGCGATTCTTACCACGGGAACTCTCGGAACCGTCTACAACCTAGGATTCACGGTATTAGTGCCTATCGGAATGATACTATTTTGGATCCTGGCAGGAACGGCTAGTTTGATTTTACCGAGAAAAACTCGTTAG
- a CDS encoding aldose 1-epimerase, which produces MSWNWVHPKTSKQIEILAPWKTELAPFGGGSFLMFPWVNRHASSELMLGGKRTELSGIVKDQNGYLIHGFVHSLPRKALKVRSDGKGAEFRILIPENWEESPAASIAIREEYILQEVNVGTLLTVRTKFHNLKGNSFRFVYGYHPYFRLEGEEEDWKIDLHLDKNLELDEHLLPYSPIVSNPVESITDGRILALDHLFYGKDPRIILENRKEKYSITVLSPPGEEGDIPLNYYQIYTPDDRKSIAIEPCSGPGNALLSGQGLIELKGYSELSGEFRIIVKAT; this is translated from the coding sequence TTGTCCTGGAATTGGGTCCATCCAAAGACTTCTAAACAGATTGAAATTCTTGCTCCTTGGAAAACGGAGTTGGCCCCCTTCGGCGGGGGAAGCTTTTTGATGTTTCCATGGGTAAATCGCCATGCCTCTTCGGAATTAATGCTAGGCGGAAAGAGAACGGAACTTTCCGGAATTGTAAAGGATCAAAATGGATATTTAATTCACGGTTTCGTTCATTCGTTGCCGAGGAAAGCTTTGAAGGTTCGATCGGACGGAAAAGGTGCCGAATTTCGCATTCTTATACCGGAAAACTGGGAAGAAAGTCCGGCCGCCTCGATTGCGATTCGAGAAGAATACATTTTGCAAGAAGTCAATGTCGGAACCCTGCTGACCGTCCGGACTAAATTTCACAATCTTAAAGGAAATTCCTTTCGCTTCGTGTACGGATATCATCCGTACTTCCGTTTGGAAGGGGAAGAGGAGGACTGGAAAATCGATCTTCATCTAGATAAGAATTTGGAATTGGATGAACATCTGCTTCCGTACAGTCCGATCGTTTCCAACCCCGTCGAGTCCATTACGGACGGCAGAATCCTTGCGTTAGATCATCTTTTTTACGGGAAGGATCCCAGAATCATATTAGAAAATCGCAAGGAAAAATACTCGATTACGGTTCTGAGCCCACCGGGGGAGGAAGGAGACATTCCGCTAAATTATTACCAAATTTACACTCCGGACGATCGAAAATCCATTGCAATCGAACCTTGTAGCGGCCCTGGAAATGCGTTGCTCTCCGGTCAAGGATTAATCGAGCTAAAAGGCTATTCGGAACTGTCGGGAGAGTTTAGGATTATCGTCAAAGCAACGTGA
- a CDS encoding alpha/beta fold hydrolase yields MKLASKFYPRKKDSSFASIDPILILHGLFGSSKNWVTVAEYLTEFSDVYCLDLRNHGDSPHSTEHTLEAMAADVDEFLTDRNILSAILLGHSMGGLTAMTVSLRFPDKVSRLLVEDVAPRDYEFAYEAELSALMIDVSDSKSRQEIDSKMAVYVPDSFIRNFLLMNLERKEEGGYRWKLNVEALAKSRRMFESQFEARKSRFSKPAFFILGAASGYFREEDREPTIGYFPNAKFYSIPGGDHYIHFTKAKEFKEIITGIFHSNEFFSVKSN; encoded by the coding sequence GTGAAACTGGCGTCTAAGTTCTATCCCCGAAAAAAGGACTCCTCGTTCGCATCCATCGATCCCATCCTGATTCTTCATGGCTTATTCGGTTCCTCCAAGAATTGGGTTACTGTAGCCGAGTATCTGACGGAGTTTTCGGACGTCTATTGCCTGGATTTGAGAAATCACGGAGATTCGCCTCATTCTACCGAACATACGCTGGAAGCGATGGCGGCCGACGTGGACGAATTTCTCACGGATCGAAACATTTTATCGGCGATCTTGCTAGGTCACTCGATGGGCGGACTGACTGCAATGACCGTTTCCCTGAGGTTTCCGGATAAAGTTTCCCGATTATTGGTCGAGGACGTCGCCCCGAGAGACTACGAATTCGCGTACGAGGCCGAACTTTCCGCTTTAATGATCGACGTTTCCGATTCCAAATCCAGACAAGAGATAGATTCGAAAATGGCGGTTTACGTTCCGGATTCTTTCATTCGAAATTTTCTACTCATGAATTTAGAAAGGAAAGAAGAGGGCGGTTATCGCTGGAAGTTAAACGTAGAGGCCCTCGCAAAATCCCGGAGGATGTTCGAATCGCAGTTTGAAGCGAGGAAATCTCGATTTTCTAAGCCCGCTTTCTTTATTTTAGGGGCGGCTTCCGGTTACTTTCGCGAAGAAGATCGAGAGCCTACTATAGGATACTTTCCTAACGCTAAATTCTATAGCATTCCGGGCGGCGATCATTATATCCATTTTACGAAAGCGAAGGAATTTAAAGAGATCATCACCGGGATTTTTCATTCTAACGAGTTTTTCTCGGTAAAATCAAACTAG
- a CDS encoding MBOAT family O-acyltransferase, whose translation MLFNSLPYLALFSITFLLYWSFPQKWKKYLLLVSSLLFYFYSGLAFSIHFLTVIGVNFFFSLKLWEKKSAGLPTTQLLTWIIVLNFLNLAFFKYFYFVLDTLDLVGGGHSFSDFGKGINIPLPLAISFYTFQLIALQVDIHRDHVPERISSLDYFLFILFFPQLIAGPIMRTTDFLPKLDKPWIDFDRIKWGVFLILSGLFKKVVIADNISGIVNPIYAHPAEYNASSLYLVLFAFASQVYCDFSGYTDIARGSAFLLGYDIPENFRGPFLSPSFREFWGRWHVTLSTWLKDYLYIPLGGSRGGVWRTQLNSLLTMTLGGLWHGANFGYLFWGAYLGLLLGIERLVSPENPKTAVEPKGFHRFWRVVLTMHLFSLSGIFFRSAAMGKDSLRLTGEYFVGFGNLLSGKRIARWEELLFFILLAFLWNAVQYYPAIRDKIRSQFTWLLPVFSFVILLLMGIFGDGGGDFIYFQF comes from the coding sequence ATGCTATTTAATTCACTCCCTTATCTTGCTCTCTTTTCGATAACTTTTTTACTATATTGGTCCTTTCCACAAAAATGGAAAAAATACCTTCTTTTAGTATCCTCCTTACTTTTCTATTTCTATTCCGGTCTAGCGTTTTCGATTCATTTTCTAACCGTCATCGGCGTGAATTTTTTCTTTTCCCTAAAGCTCTGGGAAAAGAAATCCGCAGGCTTACCGACGACGCAGCTTTTGACTTGGATTATCGTATTAAACTTTTTGAATCTTGCTTTCTTTAAGTATTTTTACTTTGTATTGGACACGCTGGATTTAGTCGGAGGAGGCCATTCTTTTTCCGATTTCGGAAAAGGAATCAATATCCCTCTTCCATTAGCGATCAGCTTTTACACTTTCCAACTGATCGCATTGCAGGTGGATATTCATAGAGATCATGTGCCCGAGCGTATTAGCTCTCTCGACTATTTTCTATTTATTCTATTCTTTCCCCAATTAATCGCCGGTCCGATCATGAGGACCACTGATTTTCTTCCTAAACTGGACAAGCCCTGGATCGATTTCGATCGAATTAAGTGGGGCGTTTTCTTAATCCTATCCGGGTTATTCAAGAAAGTGGTGATAGCGGATAATATTTCAGGTATCGTTAATCCGATTTATGCTCATCCTGCGGAATATAATGCGAGCTCGCTTTATCTGGTTCTATTCGCGTTCGCGAGCCAGGTTTATTGCGATTTCAGCGGATATACCGATATCGCCCGAGGCTCTGCCTTCTTACTCGGCTATGATATTCCCGAAAACTTCCGGGGTCCCTTTCTCTCCCCTTCCTTTCGCGAGTTTTGGGGAAGATGGCATGTTACATTATCAACATGGTTAAAAGATTATTTATATATTCCGTTAGGCGGAAGCCGCGGCGGAGTTTGGCGAACCCAATTGAACTCCCTCTTGACCATGACCTTAGGAGGGCTTTGGCACGGTGCTAATTTCGGATATTTATTTTGGGGAGCTTATTTAGGACTTCTCTTAGGAATCGAAAGACTTGTTTCCCCGGAGAACCCCAAGACAGCCGTGGAACCGAAAGGATTCCATCGTTTCTGGAGGGTTGTCCTCACGATGCACCTTTTCTCCCTTTCCGGAATATTCTTTCGATCGGCGGCCATGGGAAAGGATTCCCTGAGATTGACCGGAGAGTACTTCGTCGGTTTCGGGAATTTGTTATCAGGAAAACGAATTGCCCGCTGGGAAGAATTACTATTTTTCATTTTACTTGCGTTTTTATGGAATGCGGTACAGTACTATCCGGCAATTCGGGATAAAATTCGATCCCAGTTCACCTGGCTTTTACCCGTTTTCTCCTTCGTAATTCTTCTTTTAATGGGAATCTTCGGGGACGGGGGCGGAGACTTTATCTACTTCCAATTCTAA
- a CDS encoding DNA repair helicase XPB: MSKPLIVQSDKTMLLEVDNPEFEVCQTVVSKFAELEKSPEYLHTYRISPLSLWNAASIKMTADEIVQCLEQYSRYSVPKNVINEIREQIGRYGKVKLVKEENGDLCIISNEKGFLQEISNHRAVQPYIESTIADKIYIKKEFRGHIKQALIKIGFPVEDLAGYDEGNKYGFNLKPTTKSGRKFGMRDYQRASVEVFHAGGGNEGGSGVVVLPCGAGKTIVGIGVMQIVGAETLILVTNTLSIRQWKNEILDKTDIPESDIGEYSGEVKEIKPITIATYNILTHRKKKGGDFTHFHLFSANNWGLIVYDEVHLLPAPVFRMTSELQAKRRLGLTATLVREDGLEEDVFSLIGPKKYDVPWKELESKSWIAEAKCREIRVSMDDDLRMRYSIADDREKFRLASENPEKMKAIDLIMKKHSESHLLVIGQYINQLEEISKAFKIPLITGKTPLGERQELYDAFRSGRIKSLVVSKVANFSIDLPDANIAIQVSGTFGSRQEEAQRLGRILRPKGEDNTAVFYSLISRDTNEERFGQNRQLFLTEQGYEYEIYTLDQFREAQQEEKVGA; this comes from the coding sequence ATGAGTAAACCATTAATAGTACAAAGCGACAAGACAATGCTGCTCGAGGTCGATAATCCCGAATTCGAAGTCTGTCAAACGGTCGTTTCCAAATTTGCGGAACTCGAAAAAAGCCCGGAGTATCTGCACACCTATCGGATTTCACCGCTTTCACTCTGGAACGCCGCTTCGATCAAAATGACGGCGGATGAGATCGTCCAGTGTCTAGAGCAATACTCTAGATATTCGGTTCCAAAAAACGTAATCAATGAAATTCGGGAACAGATCGGCCGTTATGGCAAGGTTAAACTGGTTAAAGAAGAAAACGGGGATCTTTGCATCATCTCCAATGAGAAAGGGTTTCTACAGGAAATCTCCAATCATAGAGCCGTTCAACCCTATATAGAGAGTACGATCGCCGACAAAATCTATATTAAAAAAGAGTTTAGAGGCCATATTAAACAGGCTTTGATTAAAATCGGTTTCCCAGTGGAGGATTTAGCCGGTTACGACGAGGGAAACAAGTACGGTTTCAACCTAAAACCGACCACAAAATCCGGAAGAAAATTCGGAATGCGCGACTATCAGCGAGCCTCCGTAGAGGTTTTTCATGCGGGTGGCGGTAACGAGGGCGGTTCGGGAGTTGTCGTGTTGCCCTGCGGCGCCGGTAAGACGATCGTAGGAATCGGAGTCATGCAAATCGTCGGGGCGGAAACGCTGATTCTAGTTACGAACACTCTCTCTATTCGCCAATGGAAGAACGAGATTTTGGATAAAACCGATATTCCCGAATCCGATATAGGCGAGTATTCGGGTGAAGTAAAGGAAATTAAACCGATCACGATCGCGACTTATAATATCCTCACTCATAGAAAGAAGAAGGGCGGCGATTTTACTCACTTTCATTTATTCAGCGCGAATAATTGGGGTTTGATCGTTTATGACGAGGTGCATTTGCTTCCCGCGCCCGTTTTCCGTATGACTTCCGAATTGCAGGCCAAACGCAGGCTTGGATTGACGGCTACTTTAGTCCGGGAAGACGGACTGGAAGAGGATGTGTTCAGCCTCATCGGTCCGAAAAAGTACGACGTTCCTTGGAAGGAACTGGAAAGCAAATCCTGGATCGCAGAAGCGAAATGTCGCGAAATACGCGTTTCCATGGATGACGATTTGAGAATGCGCTATTCCATCGCCGACGACCGTGAAAAATTCCGATTAGCCTCCGAGAATCCGGAAAAAATGAAAGCGATCGATTTGATAATGAAAAAACATTCCGAATCGCATTTGTTGGTGATCGGGCAGTACATCAATCAACTAGAAGAGATCTCGAAGGCGTTTAAGATTCCGCTGATTACGGGTAAAACTCCGCTAGGAGAACGCCAAGAATTGTATGACGCATTCCGGTCGGGGAGAATCAAGTCTCTAGTCGTAAGTAAGGTCGCGAACTTTTCCATCGACTTGCCGGATGCGAATATTGCGATTCAAGTTTCGGGAACGTTCGGATCTCGTCAAGAAGAGGCGCAACGTTTAGGTCGTATCTTAAGACCGAAAGGCGAGGACAACACTGCGGTGTTCTATTCTCTCATTTCGAGAGATACGAACGAAGAAAGATTCGGTCAGAATCGACAGCTCTTTCTTACAGAACAAGGATACGAATACGAAATTTATACGCTCGACCAATTCCGCGAAGCTCAGCAGGAAGAAAAGGTCGGAGCTTAA
- a CDS encoding pyridoxal phosphate-dependent aminotransferase yields MDWNARRLDVIEPSPTLAISAKAAELKKKGEDIVSFGAGEPDFETPAHIREAAKKAIDKGMTRYTAVSGTVELKDAIITKFKRDNGLDYTKNQIIVGTGGKQVIYNFFLATLNVGDEVIIPAPYWVSYADIVRLAEGNPIIIPTSKEQEFRISPTQLEQAITPKTKVVILNSPSNPTGSAYSRKELEALGEVILKHKLLVLSDDIYERIVFDGFEFTNIAMLSPELKELTFVANGVSKAYSMTGWRIGYGAGPVEIVRNMDTIQSQSTSNPSSISQAAAEAALISDQSCVDEMAKAFQKRRDLIIGLLRAIPGVEVNVPQGAFYVFPYLTKVYETQGFKKLLSSSEEESKSKVFCALLLEKYKVAAVPGIAFGDDNAVRLSYAMGEEDIKKGISRIAEMVRDLSQ; encoded by the coding sequence ATGGATTGGAATGCGCGAAGGCTAGATGTAATCGAGCCCTCTCCGACCTTGGCTATTTCCGCTAAAGCGGCGGAATTGAAAAAAAAAGGGGAAGATATCGTAAGTTTCGGAGCTGGGGAACCCGATTTCGAGACCCCGGCTCATATACGCGAAGCCGCTAAGAAAGCCATCGATAAGGGAATGACCCGATATACCGCGGTTTCCGGCACGGTCGAACTCAAAGACGCTATTATTACGAAATTCAAGCGAGACAACGGTTTAGATTATACTAAAAACCAGATTATCGTCGGAACAGGTGGAAAGCAGGTTATCTATAATTTCTTTCTGGCCACGTTAAATGTCGGCGACGAGGTTATCATTCCCGCTCCTTACTGGGTAAGTTATGCAGATATCGTGCGTCTCGCCGAAGGAAATCCGATTATTATTCCTACTAGTAAGGAGCAAGAATTTAGAATCAGTCCTACGCAGTTAGAACAAGCGATTACTCCTAAGACCAAGGTCGTTATTTTGAATTCTCCTTCCAATCCGACCGGATCCGCGTATTCCCGAAAGGAGTTGGAAGCCCTCGGGGAAGTGATTCTTAAACACAAACTTCTCGTGCTGAGCGACGATATTTATGAAAGAATCGTGTTTGACGGGTTCGAGTTTACGAATATCGCGATGTTATCTCCCGAATTGAAAGAGTTAACCTTTGTGGCAAACGGAGTCTCGAAAGCCTATTCTATGACAGGATGGAGAATCGGATACGGAGCCGGCCCGGTTGAAATCGTTCGGAATATGGATACGATCCAGAGCCAATCCACTTCAAATCCTTCTTCCATTTCTCAAGCGGCGGCGGAAGCTGCATTGATAAGCGACCAAAGCTGCGTAGACGAAATGGCAAAGGCTTTTCAAAAACGTAGGGACTTAATTATCGGCCTCCTTCGAGCGATTCCCGGAGTGGAAGTGAATGTTCCGCAAGGAGCGTTTTACGTATTTCCGTATCTAACCAAGGTTTACGAAACTCAAGGATTCAAAAAGCTGCTATCCTCCTCCGAAGAAGAGAGCAAGAGTAAGGTTTTTTGCGCGTTGTTACTGGAAAAATACAAGGTCGCCGCAGTGCCGGGGATAGCGTTCGGAGACGATAATGCAGTAAGACTTTCTTACGCAATGGGAGAAGAGGATATTAAAAAAGGAATCTCCCGCATCGCCGAAATGGTGAGGGACTTATCCCAATAA
- a CDS encoding PP2C family protein-serine/threonine phosphatase → MRTAYTIKQYFKGAWRIILVLNFSLLACFIVGFSYYNFLVQPPVLILAAAAFTLFLNYVAFALYLTERILPEEQEYGKIIKRFRRGDSRMQNYVFPLDFKDEHYEVLGRCLTYNPIGGDFYNFLKDKSGNYWFGIGDTSGHGYVAGLFSMMVMNQMSHLVHTCTKPEEVIHEINLHLEERTKTFPTIHRSIYATFLLMRADCDGNFLQSGIHPSSVLFRKEDHSTEILDTDGFFLSTVMNPPLNREKPSKSFRMASGDVLFSFTDGLFEQKSRMKNSFYGENLYKFLETAPKENLRKLIDTLFEEIALYGGGRIQDDMSILAIRKL, encoded by the coding sequence ATGAGAACAGCGTATACGATCAAGCAATATTTTAAGGGAGCCTGGAGGATCATTCTAGTTCTAAATTTTTCCCTGTTAGCTTGCTTTATCGTAGGATTCTCATATTATAATTTTCTTGTTCAACCGCCCGTATTGATTCTCGCGGCTGCGGCATTCACTTTATTTCTAAATTACGTCGCCTTCGCGTTATACTTAACGGAAAGAATCCTACCCGAAGAACAGGAATACGGAAAAATCATTAAGCGGTTCCGACGCGGCGATAGCCGTATGCAAAATTATGTTTTTCCTTTGGACTTCAAGGATGAACATTATGAAGTTCTCGGGCGTTGCCTCACCTATAATCCTATCGGAGGAGATTTCTATAATTTCTTGAAGGATAAATCCGGAAACTATTGGTTCGGAATCGGTGACACCTCCGGACACGGCTATGTAGCGGGCCTATTTAGTATGATGGTGATGAATCAAATGTCGCACCTAGTGCATACATGTACCAAACCGGAAGAAGTGATTCATGAAATTAATCTACACCTGGAAGAAAGAACGAAGACCTTTCCGACGATTCACCGGAGTATTTACGCCACGTTTCTTCTAATGAGGGCCGATTGCGACGGTAATTTTTTACAATCGGGAATACATCCTAGTTCCGTGCTCTTTCGGAAAGAGGATCATTCTACCGAAATCCTGGACACCGATGGATTCTTCCTCTCCACCGTCATGAATCCCCCGCTCAACAGGGAAAAGCCGTCCAAAAGTTTTCGGATGGCGTCGGGAGACGTCCTATTCAGTTTCACCGACGGTCTCTTTGAGCAGAAAAGCCGAATGAAAAACAGCTTTTACGGAGAGAATTTGTACAAGTTTTTAGAAACTGCACCGAAAGAAAATCTTAGAAAATTAATCGATACTCTGTTCGAAGAAATCGCCCTATACGGAGGTGGTCGTATTCAGGACGATATGAGTATTTTAGCGATTCGCAAGCTTTAG
- the sppA gene encoding signal peptide peptidase SppA — protein MTTVRVLLKISLILSTIFSFTCISLPNPRQLIPVEKTVSGRDKDKILVIPIEGIISDNSREGSFLSGEKDSVLAAVKLQLHYAMEDGNVKAVILKINSPGGTVTASDIIYREVLEFKKKKRIPVLALFMDTAASGAYYISMSSDYLMAHPTTVTGSIGVIMQGINVKEGLDKIGIKDQSIRSGENKAVGSPLEELTPEQRKLLQSVVDNLFDRFFDVVKIGRPKVKESDLKKLADGRIFTAPQAIRHGLIDSIGYFEDAVAAATRLPGYVMSPGNTNPRVVFYSYAKEKPETVYHIQGVSPENPTLLERVGFGVSKVRFLYLFAP, from the coding sequence ATGACCACAGTTAGAGTCCTTTTAAAAATTTCTTTGATTCTTAGCACGATCTTTTCCTTTACATGCATCTCTCTTCCGAATCCGCGACAATTGATCCCGGTCGAAAAAACTGTCTCCGGTCGAGATAAGGATAAGATTCTCGTTATACCGATCGAAGGAATCATTTCCGACAATTCGAGAGAAGGCTCTTTCCTGTCCGGTGAAAAGGATTCGGTCCTGGCCGCAGTCAAACTCCAACTCCATTATGCAATGGAGGACGGTAACGTAAAGGCCGTGATCCTAAAAATCAATTCCCCAGGAGGAACGGTTACTGCCAGCGATATTATCTACCGGGAAGTTCTAGAATTTAAGAAAAAGAAACGAATTCCGGTGCTGGCGTTATTTATGGATACTGCTGCGTCCGGAGCCTATTATATTTCCATGTCTAGCGATTATCTAATGGCCCATCCAACCACGGTGACAGGCTCGATCGGAGTCATAATGCAGGGAATCAACGTCAAGGAAGGTCTGGATAAAATAGGAATAAAAGATCAGTCGATCCGCTCCGGCGAAAATAAAGCCGTCGGCTCGCCTCTGGAAGAATTGACCCCAGAGCAAAGGAAACTTTTACAAAGCGTCGTGGATAATCTTTTCGACCGTTTCTTTGACGTGGTTAAAATCGGTAGGCCAAAGGTGAAGGAATCCGATCTAAAGAAATTAGCCGACGGAAGAATCTTCACGGCACCTCAGGCGATCCGCCACGGCTTGATAGATAGTATCGGCTACTTTGAAGATGCCGTGGCCGCGGCAACTCGCCTTCCCGGTTACGTAATGAGTCCCGGAAATACCAATCCCCGGGTCGTATTTTATTCCTACGCTAAGGAAAAGCCCGAGACGGTGTATCATATCCAAGGAGTTTCTCCGGAGAATCCGACCCTGTTAGAAAGAGTCGGATTTGGAGTCAGTAAGGTCCGTTTTTTATATCTGTTTGCCCCTTGA